A stretch of Arthrobacter sp. NEB 688 DNA encodes these proteins:
- a CDS encoding acyltransferase family protein has translation MTTTQSRPAPTPAATPRRWRGDVEGLRAVAVGLVLAYHAGLGPSGGFIGVDVFFVVSGFVITTQVVREVERTGGLSLVGFYARRAKRLLPAAGLVLLTTAVLTWFLAPRTQRGTFGLDIAGAAGYVVNWVFAGRSVDYLAEDLEPSPVLHFWSLAVEEQFYIVWPLAIILVLLLRRRFGWSSTRLALAVGLGLLIILPTFVWSLVLTAEDPARAFFVTTTRLWEMGLGAFVALGANRWARLPERLAAVLGWVGLAALGLAAVTYDGSLAWPGYAAVLPTVATAVVIVAGFRAHRTGPEVLLGTRPLRWVGGLSYSLYLWHWPVLRAFEWVLGPLSAVTGTLAVLVSFVPAYLSFRLVENPLRRNPWLGEHPRRALGVGAAISVAGLVVGLGMWAATSSQADDRGARTDAGFTSLTTPPGRDSYDAEPFFSTLTPTAEGATADVPSLYAQGCQTEVEVSTPKPCAGGDPEGSLSVAVVGDSKVAQWVPAVDAIGQERGWEVTSWTKSSCPFVDATVPYQDKPYDACRTWGQEVLTRLTGPDKPDVVITSSVYSTAYDASGEATPDAYRAGLVATWKALEDAGVRVVALSNTPNPPSDLTPVYECVAQHPDDRAACSWPYEQSPGSAALEAAAKSAGASWVDMDPWVCPGGECAGVYRNVLTYRQGSHITGTFVRILQAPLEERLAAVVKGS, from the coding sequence GTGACGACGACGCAGTCCCGCCCGGCCCCCACGCCCGCCGCCACCCCCCGCCGCTGGCGCGGTGACGTCGAGGGCCTGCGCGCCGTCGCCGTCGGTCTCGTCCTCGCCTACCACGCGGGCCTGGGCCCCTCCGGCGGCTTCATCGGCGTCGACGTCTTCTTCGTCGTCTCCGGCTTCGTCATCACGACCCAGGTCGTCCGCGAGGTCGAGCGCACCGGCGGGCTCTCGCTCGTCGGCTTCTACGCCCGCCGCGCCAAGCGGCTGCTGCCGGCGGCCGGTCTCGTGCTGCTCACGACCGCCGTGCTCACGTGGTTCCTCGCGCCGCGCACGCAGCGCGGCACCTTCGGCCTCGACATCGCCGGCGCCGCCGGGTACGTCGTCAACTGGGTCTTCGCCGGCCGCTCGGTCGACTACCTCGCCGAGGACCTCGAGCCCTCCCCCGTCCTGCACTTCTGGTCGCTGGCGGTCGAGGAGCAGTTCTACATCGTCTGGCCGCTCGCGATCATCCTCGTGCTGCTCCTGCGCCGGCGTTTCGGCTGGAGCAGCACCCGCCTCGCCCTGGCCGTCGGGCTCGGGCTGCTCATCATCCTGCCGACCTTCGTGTGGTCGCTCGTGCTCACCGCCGAGGACCCGGCCCGCGCGTTCTTCGTCACGACGACCCGCCTCTGGGAGATGGGCCTGGGCGCCTTCGTCGCGCTCGGCGCGAACCGGTGGGCGCGCCTGCCCGAGCGGCTCGCGGCCGTCCTGGGCTGGGTCGGCCTCGCGGCGCTGGGCCTGGCCGCCGTCACCTACGACGGGTCCCTGGCCTGGCCCGGCTACGCCGCGGTGCTGCCGACCGTCGCGACCGCCGTCGTCATCGTCGCCGGGTTCCGGGCCCACCGCACCGGCCCCGAGGTCCTCCTCGGCACCCGCCCGCTGCGCTGGGTCGGTGGCCTGTCGTACTCGCTCTACCTCTGGCACTGGCCGGTGCTGCGGGCGTTCGAGTGGGTGCTCGGCCCCCTCTCCGCCGTGACCGGCACGCTCGCCGTCCTCGTGTCGTTCGTGCCCGCGTACCTCTCCTTCCGCCTCGTCGAGAACCCGCTGCGCCGCAACCCGTGGCTCGGCGAGCACCCGCGCCGCGCCCTCGGGGTCGGCGCCGCGATCTCGGTCGCCGGCCTCGTCGTCGGCCTCGGGATGTGGGCCGCCACGAGCTCGCAGGCCGACGACCGCGGCGCCCGCACCGACGCCGGGTTCACCTCGCTCACGACGCCGCCGGGGCGCGACTCCTACGACGCCGAGCCCTTCTTCAGCACCCTCACCCCGACGGCGGAGGGCGCGACGGCCGACGTCCCGTCCCTCTACGCGCAGGGCTGCCAGACCGAGGTCGAGGTCAGCACCCCGAAGCCGTGCGCCGGGGGCGACCCCGAGGGCTCGCTCTCGGTCGCCGTCGTCGGCGACTCCAAGGTCGCCCAGTGGGTGCCCGCCGTCGACGCCATCGGTCAGGAGCGCGGCTGGGAGGTCACGAGCTGGACCAAGAGCTCGTGCCCCTTCGTCGACGCCACCGTGCCCTACCAGGACAAGCCCTACGACGCCTGCCGCACCTGGGGCCAGGAGGTGCTGACGCGCCTGACCGGCCCGGACAAGCCGGACGTCGTCATCACCTCGTCGGTCTACAGCACGGCCTACGACGCCTCCGGCGAGGCCACCCCCGACGCCTACCGCGCCGGGCTCGTCGCCACGTGGAAGGCCCTCGAGGACGCCGGCGTCCGCGTCGTGGCCCTGTCCAACACCCCGAACCCGCCGAGCGACCTCACGCCCGTCTACGAGTGCGTCGCCCAGCACCCGGACGACCGCGCCGCCTGCTCCTGGCCATACGAGCAGAGCCCGGGCAGCGCCGCCCTCGAGGCGGCCGCGAAGAGCGCCGGTGCGTCGTGGGTCGACATGGACCCGTGGGTCTGCCCCGGGGGCGAGTGCGCCGGCGTCTACCGCAACGTCCTCACCTACCGCCAGGGCTCGCACATCACCGGGACGTTCGTGCGCATCCTCCAGGCGCCGCTCGAGGAGCGCCTCGCGGCGGTCGTCAAGGGCTCCTAG
- a CDS encoding glycosyltransferase family 2 protein, translated as MTAYPRPTAPGPGLLEPAPAHLYAGVATTVAEAGGPGAWTAAHLVEAVDRAPDALAQYATRVRSGAVREVLARRASSGRSGWADVLAGAPTHGEPGVRAALALALAAEPDGSGLRVAADLYADLARTADVARLAPVHHLVALQSRYLAGPRSAVADLLPRWRRAPAIVRDSLALDLSRPAAWDVGSAGTADEERRWGEALRRMVFAHHPGVAVGVAAGVADVAPFDRLAASGHRPASVSGELVTVIVPSWRPDAPGMRVAVRSILEQTWADLEVLVVDDASGPDFDDLYAEVAAMDERVRVVRMERNGGSYVGRNAAFRLARGTAVTFQDSDDWSHPERIADQVAALAEAPEVGASRSDALRAREDLSHQWLGYRPVRANASSLMLRRSAVDTLGDFLPVRRGADSEYAERITAAEGAIVDTGTVLAITRLRSGSLSRGDFSYQWTTPQRLAFKGLFRSWHRAAGPAGLHVDAAAGLPLRVPSAFEVAAPRHRLDLVVMADLSLPVDEVLAGALEPGRRVPPTDALTLDAAHAALRAEALREALAAARAGRPVGVWHVEAPHRRGGRTEMHDSWFDLVTDGTLAVALSPDEPADVDRLVVADPRLLAVDPHTTVALVAARVEVLAPVPPVAASDLLADLVAGDVDPLVVDDALRVARRLLGTATLVHRPVDVRPERQERQER; from the coding sequence ATGACAGCATATCCGCGCCCCACCGCGCCCGGACCGGGGCTCCTCGAGCCTGCTCCGGCCCACCTCTACGCCGGGGTCGCGACGACGGTCGCCGAGGCCGGCGGCCCCGGCGCGTGGACGGCCGCCCACCTCGTCGAGGCCGTGGACCGGGCACCGGACGCCTTGGCGCAGTACGCGACCCGCGTGCGGTCCGGGGCGGTGCGCGAGGTGCTGGCGCGCCGCGCGAGCTCCGGGCGGTCCGGCTGGGCCGACGTCCTCGCCGGCGCCCCGACCCACGGCGAGCCCGGCGTGCGGGCCGCGCTCGCGCTGGCGCTCGCCGCCGAGCCCGACGGCTCGGGGCTGCGCGTCGCCGCCGACCTCTACGCCGACCTCGCGCGCACCGCCGACGTCGCGCGCCTCGCGCCCGTCCACCACCTCGTCGCGCTCCAGTCGCGCTACCTCGCCGGGCCGCGCAGCGCCGTCGCCGACCTGCTGCCCCGCTGGCGGCGCGCACCGGCGATCGTCCGCGACAGCCTCGCCCTCGACCTCTCGCGCCCCGCGGCGTGGGACGTGGGGTCGGCGGGCACCGCCGACGAGGAGCGGCGCTGGGGCGAGGCGCTGCGCCGGATGGTCTTCGCGCACCACCCCGGCGTCGCCGTCGGGGTCGCGGCCGGGGTCGCCGACGTCGCCCCCTTCGACCGCCTCGCGGCGTCGGGCCACCGGCCGGCCTCGGTCTCCGGCGAGCTCGTCACCGTCATCGTCCCCAGCTGGCGCCCGGACGCGCCGGGCATGCGGGTCGCGGTGCGCTCGATCCTCGAGCAGACCTGGGCCGACCTCGAGGTGCTCGTCGTCGACGACGCCTCCGGGCCCGACTTCGACGACCTGTACGCCGAGGTCGCCGCGATGGACGAGCGCGTGCGCGTCGTGCGGATGGAACGCAACGGCGGCAGCTACGTCGGGCGCAACGCCGCCTTCCGGCTCGCGCGCGGCACGGCGGTCACCTTCCAGGACAGCGACGACTGGTCGCACCCCGAGCGGATCGCCGACCAGGTCGCGGCCCTCGCCGAGGCCCCCGAGGTCGGGGCGAGCCGCAGCGACGCCCTGCGCGCCCGGGAGGACCTCAGCCACCAGTGGCTCGGGTACCGGCCGGTGCGGGCCAACGCGAGCTCGCTCATGCTGCGGCGCAGCGCGGTCGACACCCTCGGCGACTTCCTGCCCGTCCGCCGCGGCGCCGACTCGGAGTACGCCGAGCGCATCACCGCGGCCGAGGGCGCCATCGTCGACACCGGCACCGTGCTCGCGATCACGCGGCTTCGCTCGGGGTCGCTCTCGCGCGGTGACTTCTCCTACCAGTGGACGACGCCGCAGCGGCTCGCCTTCAAGGGTCTCTTCCGGTCCTGGCACCGGGCCGCCGGGCCCGCCGGCCTCCACGTCGACGCCGCCGCCGGCCTGCCGCTGCGCGTGCCGTCGGCCTTCGAGGTCGCCGCGCCCCGGCACCGCCTCGACCTCGTCGTCATGGCCGACCTGTCCCTGCCCGTCGACGAGGTCCTCGCCGGGGCGCTCGAGCCGGGCCGGCGGGTGCCGCCGACCGACGCCCTCACCCTCGACGCCGCCCACGCCGCGCTGCGGGCCGAGGCGCTGCGCGAGGCGCTCGCCGCCGCACGCGCCGGACGCCCGGTCGGGGTCTGGCACGTCGAGGCACCCCACCGCCGCGGCGGCCGGACCGAGATGCACGACTCGTGGTTCGACCTCGTGACCGACGGGACGCTCGCCGTGGCGCTCAGCCCGGACGAGCCGGCCGACGTCGACCGGCTGGTCGTCGCCGACCCGCGCCTGCTCGCGGTGGACCCGCACACGACCGTCGCGCTCGTCGCCGCGCGGGTCGAGGTGCTCGCGCCGGTGCCGCCCGTGGCGGCGTCCGACCTGCTCGCCGACCTCGTGGCGGGCGACGTCGACCCGCTCGTCGTCGACGACGCGCTAAGGGTGGCCCGCCGCCTGCTCGGGACGGCCACGCTCGTGCACCGCCCGGTCGACGTGCGCCCGGAGCGCCAGGAGCGCCAGGAGCGCTAG
- a CDS encoding glycosyltransferase family 2 protein — protein sequence MTGRGAATPSASRRTVARDTLRRGNRAPDKVLTTTLRTRSVHAREVLAEHAWPGHTPAQLTAWADARPARLEPGMDADMLARYAMVLGLQLPGPEASATVLALADVLEADHALGRVPDRAVEALGQVRLAAGDVRGALRLLERPEVRDDVRLAGLADALNPFAGGPDADERAWAAAFAEAVGGGTAPVRLAPGTGTPFDRLAADAPRVEHPGRVTVLMSTFRPRRSDLLTAVRSVLAQTWSNLELFVVDDASGPGTAALLDEVEALDPRVTVVRKAVNGGTYRARNTALRLMTGDWFTVVDSDDWVHPQMVEVAVRHLLENPGRVAVRSQGVRISEDLRLSRPGYAPRYPSAASLMVPVHPTMARVGFFDPTRKGADTEYARRIEAAFGQRVPTLPHVMTFNRTLAGSLSAEEFSRGWRHGSRHEYKSVYAAWHQGVRAGTEDPWLDPTAPRAFPQPLRWNTRPAAGPRRYDVVFGGDWRRFGGPQRSMLEEIRACLEGGLSVGVLHLEALRFMSTDDPPLCAPLVDLLRSGAVSQLQVDDDVDVDVLVVRYPLILQYPPHAPAAFRPRRVVVVANQAPLELDGSDQRYVVRDVTERTEELFGQRPLWWPQGPTVRELLLTQDPTIELLPTDDLGLIDVDDWHVREDGRDPAAGGELVVGRYSRDDVIKFPSTWADVLAAYDLGPGHRVRMMGARAQLKRLSEAAGSGPDRYPAQWEVLPHRALDTRDFLADLDVFVYLDNPDAHEAFGRVLLEAAASGCVVITHPKHEPTFGAALDYALPHEVPALVERYRDPTVFHARVAQTLTMVRAAFGHERFLADVRTLLGPARPPASVDPDPMLGAPAWLPGVHAGRRVLTLPVRSAADGERADHVALVLADDADAGRVAAWLLATVRDTADSQLDAVLASGAADLGVEAVVVRRDGVVLEPAPEPA from the coding sequence GTGACCGGTCGCGGGGCCGCCACCCCGTCCGCCTCCCGGCGCACCGTCGCCCGCGACACGCTGCGCCGGGGCAACCGCGCCCCGGACAAGGTGCTGACGACGACGCTGCGCACGCGCTCGGTCCACGCCCGTGAGGTGCTCGCCGAGCACGCGTGGCCCGGCCACACCCCGGCGCAGCTGACGGCCTGGGCCGACGCCCGGCCCGCGCGCCTTGAGCCCGGCATGGACGCCGACATGCTGGCGCGCTACGCGATGGTCCTCGGCCTGCAGCTCCCCGGCCCGGAGGCGAGCGCCACGGTGCTCGCGCTCGCCGACGTCCTCGAGGCCGACCACGCGCTCGGCCGCGTGCCCGACCGCGCCGTCGAGGCCCTCGGGCAGGTCCGGCTCGCGGCGGGTGACGTCCGCGGCGCACTGCGGCTCCTCGAGCGCCCCGAGGTCCGTGACGACGTCCGCCTCGCCGGCCTGGCCGACGCCCTCAACCCCTTCGCCGGCGGCCCCGACGCCGACGAGCGCGCCTGGGCCGCGGCCTTCGCCGAGGCCGTCGGGGGCGGGACCGCACCGGTCCGCCTCGCGCCCGGCACCGGCACGCCGTTCGACCGGCTGGCCGCCGACGCCCCGCGCGTCGAGCACCCCGGCCGCGTCACGGTCCTCATGAGCACCTTCCGCCCGCGGCGCTCCGACCTCCTGACGGCCGTGCGCTCGGTCCTCGCGCAGACGTGGAGCAACCTCGAGCTGTTCGTCGTCGACGACGCCTCCGGGCCGGGCACCGCCGCCCTGCTCGACGAGGTCGAGGCCCTCGACCCGCGCGTCACCGTCGTCCGCAAGGCCGTCAACGGCGGCACCTACCGGGCCCGCAACACCGCCCTGCGGCTGATGACCGGCGACTGGTTCACCGTCGTCGACTCCGACGACTGGGTGCACCCCCAGATGGTCGAGGTCGCCGTCCGCCACCTGCTCGAGAACCCCGGCCGGGTCGCGGTGCGCTCGCAGGGCGTCCGCATCTCCGAGGACCTGCGCCTGAGCCGACCCGGCTACGCGCCGCGCTACCCGTCGGCGGCCTCGCTCATGGTGCCGGTGCACCCGACGATGGCCCGCGTCGGCTTCTTCGACCCCACCCGCAAGGGGGCCGACACCGAGTACGCGCGCCGCATCGAGGCCGCCTTCGGGCAGCGCGTCCCGACGCTCCCGCACGTCATGACCTTCAACCGCACCCTCGCCGGCTCGCTCTCGGCGGAGGAGTTCTCGCGCGGGTGGCGGCACGGGTCGCGCCATGAGTACAAGAGCGTCTACGCGGCGTGGCACCAGGGCGTCCGGGCCGGCACCGAGGACCCGTGGCTGGACCCGACCGCGCCGCGCGCGTTCCCGCAGCCGCTGCGCTGGAACACCCGCCCGGCCGCCGGCCCGCGCCGCTACGACGTCGTCTTCGGCGGTGACTGGCGGCGCTTCGGCGGCCCGCAGCGCTCGATGCTCGAGGAGATCCGCGCCTGCCTCGAGGGGGGCCTGAGCGTCGGGGTGCTGCACCTCGAGGCGCTGCGCTTCATGTCGACCGACGACCCGCCCCTGTGCGCCCCGCTCGTCGACCTGCTGCGCTCGGGAGCGGTGTCGCAGCTGCAGGTCGACGACGACGTCGACGTCGACGTGCTCGTCGTGCGCTACCCGCTGATCCTCCAGTACCCGCCGCACGCGCCGGCCGCCTTCCGGCCGCGTCGCGTCGTCGTCGTCGCCAACCAGGCCCCGCTCGAGCTCGACGGCTCCGACCAGCGCTACGTCGTGCGCGACGTCACCGAGCGCACCGAGGAGCTCTTCGGGCAGCGGCCGCTCTGGTGGCCCCAGGGCCCGACGGTCCGCGAGCTGCTCCTCACCCAGGACCCCACGATCGAGCTCCTCCCGACCGACGACCTCGGCCTCATCGACGTCGACGACTGGCACGTGCGCGAGGACGGGCGCGACCCCGCCGCCGGCGGCGAGCTCGTCGTCGGCCGCTACTCGCGCGACGACGTCATCAAGTTCCCCTCGACCTGGGCCGACGTGCTCGCGGCGTACGACCTCGGCCCCGGCCACCGGGTCCGGATGATGGGCGCGCGCGCTCAGCTCAAGCGGCTCTCGGAGGCCGCCGGCAGCGGCCCCGACCGCTACCCGGCGCAGTGGGAGGTGCTGCCCCACCGGGCGCTGGACACCCGCGACTTCCTCGCCGACCTCGACGTCTTCGTCTACCTCGACAACCCGGACGCCCACGAGGCCTTCGGGCGGGTGCTCCTCGAGGCCGCCGCGAGCGGCTGCGTCGTCATCACCCATCCCAAGCACGAGCCCACCTTCGGGGCGGCGCTCGACTACGCCCTGCCGCACGAGGTGCCGGCCCTCGTCGAGCGCTACCGCGACCCGACGGTCTTCCACGCGCGCGTCGCGCAGACCCTCACGATGGTGCGCGCCGCCTTCGGCCACGAGCGCTTCCTCGCCGACGTCCGCACCCTGCTCGGACCCGCCCGGCCGCCGGCGTCCGTCGACCCCGACCCGATGCTCGGCGCCCCCGCGTGGCTCCCCGGCGTGCACGCCGGCCGACGCGTCCTCACCCTGCCGGTGCGCAGCGCGGCCGACGGCGAGCGGGCCGACCACGTCGCGCTCGTCCTGGCCGACGACGCCGACGCCGGCCGCGTGGCGGCGTGGCTCCTCGCCACGGTCCGTGACACCGCCGACTCGCAGCTGGATGCCGTGCTCGCCTCCGGCGCAGCCGATCTCGGGGTCGAGGCCGTCGTCGTGCGACGCGACGGCGTGGTGCTCGAGCCGGCGCCCGAGCCGGCCTGA
- a CDS encoding glycosyltransferase family 2 protein, which translates to MSTEPARPAPQPLPTNPSVSVVIPVLDEERHLEDAVRMVLGQDWSGPLEVVLALGPSRDRTDEVAERLAASDERVRLVRNPTGRTPDGLNAAVAAATGDVVVRVDGHAEIPRGYVSTAVAALAETGADNVGGTMDARGRTAFERAVAAAMRSPLGVGSSRFHTGGGAGEVDTVYLGCFRRTALERVGGYDPRFTRTQDWELNHRIRESGGTVWFTPDLVVTYRPRSGFRGLARQYRDYGRWRRVVAGLHGGTLTARYLAAPTMVVGTTAATLVGLAWWPALAVPAGYALAVGAGGVAITAGEPARTRLLAGPVLATMHWAWGWGFLTSRPRRLLGGR; encoded by the coding sequence ATGAGCACCGAGCCCGCCCGACCCGCCCCGCAGCCCCTGCCGACGAACCCGTCGGTCAGCGTCGTCATCCCCGTCCTCGACGAGGAGCGCCACCTCGAGGACGCCGTCCGGATGGTCCTCGGCCAGGACTGGTCGGGCCCGCTCGAGGTCGTCCTGGCCCTCGGCCCCTCGCGCGACCGCACCGACGAGGTCGCGGAGCGGCTGGCGGCCTCCGACGAGCGGGTCCGGTTGGTGCGCAACCCGACCGGGCGCACGCCGGACGGCCTCAACGCGGCCGTCGCGGCCGCCACGGGTGACGTCGTCGTCCGGGTCGACGGGCACGCCGAGATCCCGCGCGGGTACGTCTCGACGGCCGTCGCGGCGCTCGCCGAGACCGGCGCCGACAACGTCGGCGGCACGATGGACGCGCGCGGCCGGACGGCCTTCGAGCGGGCCGTCGCCGCCGCGATGCGCAGCCCGCTGGGCGTGGGCTCGTCGCGCTTCCACACCGGTGGCGGGGCCGGCGAGGTCGACACCGTCTACCTCGGCTGCTTCCGCCGGACGGCGCTGGAGCGGGTGGGCGGCTACGACCCGCGCTTCACCCGCACCCAGGACTGGGAGCTCAACCACCGCATCCGCGAGAGCGGCGGCACCGTGTGGTTCACGCCCGACCTCGTCGTCACCTACCGCCCGCGCTCGGGCTTCCGCGGGCTCGCGCGCCAGTACCGCGACTACGGCCGCTGGCGCCGGGTCGTCGCCGGGCTGCACGGGGGCACGCTCACCGCCCGCTACCTCGCCGCCCCGACGATGGTGGTCGGCACGACCGCCGCGACCCTCGTCGGTCTCGCGTGGTGGCCGGCGCTCGCCGTGCCGGCCGGGTACGCCCTGGCCGTCGGCGCCGGCGGGGTCGCCATCACGGCCGGAGAGCCGGCGCGCACCCGGCTGCTCGCGGGGCCGGTGCTCGCGACGATGCACTGGGCGTGGGGATGGGGCTTCCTCACCTCGCGCCCGCGCCGCCTGCTCGGCGGACGCTGA
- a CDS encoding LCP family protein — translation MGRRHHRRRAVTLLLLTLVLPGSAQLVAGRREVGRLALRVWLSLVGVLVLGGLLALVSRPAVLWLLTRGWMLLLAQVVLVVVAVGWAALLVDAWRLGRPDRLPMGDRRGLLGGLVVLLLVPGLVGWTGVGVGQARGALTSLFGTGEAAAAAHGRYNVLLLGGDSGKGRVGLRPDSIQLASVDAQTGRSVLFGFSRETEDIHFRPGSTMARLMPEGWACGDDCLLNGLYTWGQDHAKLFPAGTKDPGLVATKEAVEGLTGLDVQYYVMVDLRGFASIINAVGGLDVEVQRRTPIGGNGSPISGYIEPGPQHLDGYHALWYARSRVGSTNYERMARQRCVTTALVKELDPQTLLLRFGRIAEATTGLIRTDIPQDALADLADVAVRTKQEKITSVNFVPPLIKPWDYDPQVVRSTVAKAIARSEDAPTPKPAAASPKPSAAASATSSATATPKTPAVMERPGTDPDADTGDLASVCSAG, via the coding sequence GTGGGCCGTCGCCACCACCGCCGGCGGGCCGTGACGCTGCTCCTGCTCACCCTCGTGCTCCCGGGCTCGGCGCAGCTCGTCGCCGGGCGCCGCGAGGTGGGCCGGCTCGCGCTGCGGGTCTGGCTCTCCCTCGTCGGGGTGCTCGTCCTCGGCGGGCTCCTCGCCCTGGTCAGCCGGCCCGCCGTCCTCTGGCTGCTGACCCGCGGGTGGATGCTCCTCCTCGCGCAGGTCGTGCTCGTCGTCGTCGCCGTCGGCTGGGCCGCGCTGCTCGTCGACGCGTGGCGGCTCGGGCGCCCGGACCGGTTGCCGATGGGCGACCGTCGCGGGCTGCTCGGCGGCCTCGTCGTCCTCCTCCTCGTGCCGGGCCTCGTCGGCTGGACCGGGGTCGGCGTCGGCCAGGCGCGCGGCGCCCTCACCTCGCTCTTCGGCACCGGCGAGGCCGCGGCCGCCGCCCACGGCCGCTACAACGTCCTCCTGCTCGGCGGCGACAGCGGCAAGGGCCGCGTCGGCCTGCGCCCGGACTCCATCCAGCTCGCGAGCGTCGACGCGCAGACCGGCCGCTCGGTGCTCTTCGGCTTCAGCCGCGAGACCGAGGACATCCACTTCCGCCCCGGCTCGACGATGGCCCGCCTCATGCCCGAGGGCTGGGCGTGCGGCGACGACTGCCTGCTCAACGGCCTCTACACGTGGGGCCAGGACCACGCGAAGCTCTTCCCGGCGGGCACGAAGGACCCCGGCCTCGTCGCGACCAAGGAGGCCGTCGAGGGCCTGACCGGGCTCGACGTCCAGTACTACGTCATGGTCGACCTGCGCGGGTTCGCGAGCATCATCAACGCGGTCGGCGGGCTCGACGTCGAGGTGCAGCGGCGCACCCCCATCGGCGGCAACGGGTCCCCGATCAGCGGCTACATCGAGCCGGGCCCGCAGCACCTCGACGGCTACCACGCGCTCTGGTACGCCCGCAGCCGCGTCGGGTCGACGAACTACGAGCGGATGGCCCGCCAGCGCTGCGTGACGACCGCCCTCGTCAAGGAGCTCGACCCCCAGACGCTGCTCCTGCGCTTCGGGCGCATCGCCGAGGCCACGACCGGGCTCATCCGCACCGACATCCCGCAGGACGCCCTGGCCGACCTGGCCGACGTGGCGGTCAGGACCAAGCAGGAGAAGATCACCTCGGTCAACTTCGTCCCGCCGCTCATCAAGCCGTGGGACTACGACCCCCAGGTGGTCCGCTCGACGGTCGCCAAGGCCATCGCCCGCAGCGAGGACGCCCCGACCCCCAAGCCGGCGGCGGCGAGCCCGAAGCCGTCGGCGGCCGCGTCCGCCACGAGCTCGGCCACCGCCACGCCGAAGACGCCCGCCGTCATGGAGCGCCCCGGCACCGACCCCGACGCCGACACCGGTGACCTCGCGAGCGTGTGCTCCGCGGGATGA
- a CDS encoding LCP family protein gives MSDDHARPIPRRPAPGSGDDDVYVVDTRRRRGAPSPGSARRATPPPPAAAPADAAGYDEYGRPVAAPGRGAVPGRAPADRGARPPREPRPPREPRPPREPRTRRPGRGRRVASLLVLALVAWVGFTAFAPWHAWSSVSRVDDVPSGERPTAGDGHTYLLVGSDSREGLSREERRKLGTGTAEGRRTDSIILVHTPSGAGKPALVSVPRDSFLPIPGHGENKVNAAFAIGGPKLLVQTLEQATGLRIDGYVEIGFGGFSTVVDSLGGVDLCVPRAIKDEKAHIDLAKGCQTLDGPTALGYVRARYSDPEGDIGRAKRQRQFLGAVMKEAATPSTVLVPWRWWSFTHAAASSVYVGRETSLLDAYRILSTMRKVSSDGALSLVVPIGNANVTTSAGSSVVWDAQRAKELFGMLNDGTPLEAPPPGTDGKPTGG, from the coding sequence ATGTCCGACGACCACGCCCGCCCGATCCCGCGCCGTCCCGCGCCCGGGAGCGGCGACGACGACGTCTACGTCGTCGACACCCGGCGCCGCCGCGGCGCCCCCTCCCCCGGCAGCGCGCGCCGCGCGACGCCGCCTCCCCCGGCCGCCGCACCCGCCGACGCCGCGGGCTACGACGAGTACGGCCGGCCCGTCGCCGCCCCCGGCCGCGGCGCCGTCCCGGGCCGGGCCCCCGCCGACCGCGGCGCCCGGCCGCCGCGGGAGCCCCGTCCCCCGCGAGAGCCCCGTCCTCCCCGCGAGCCGCGCACCCGCCGGCCGGGCCGCGGGCGGCGGGTCGCCTCCCTCCTCGTGCTCGCCCTCGTCGCGTGGGTGGGCTTCACGGCCTTCGCGCCGTGGCACGCGTGGTCGAGCGTCTCGCGGGTCGACGACGTGCCCTCCGGCGAGCGCCCGACCGCGGGTGACGGCCACACCTACCTGCTCGTCGGGTCCGACAGCCGCGAGGGCCTCAGCCGCGAGGAGCGCCGCAAGCTCGGCACCGGCACCGCGGAGGGCCGGCGCACCGACTCGATCATCCTCGTCCACACCCCGTCGGGCGCGGGCAAGCCGGCGCTCGTCTCGGTGCCGCGCGACAGCTTCCTGCCCATCCCGGGCCACGGCGAGAACAAGGTCAACGCGGCGTTCGCGATCGGGGGGCCGAAGCTGCTCGTGCAGACCCTCGAGCAGGCCACCGGCCTGCGCATCGACGGCTACGTCGAGATCGGCTTCGGCGGGTTCTCCACCGTCGTCGACAGCCTCGGCGGCGTCGACCTGTGCGTCCCGCGGGCGATCAAGGACGAGAAGGCGCACATCGACCTCGCGAAGGGCTGCCAGACCCTCGACGGACCGACCGCGCTCGGCTACGTGCGCGCCCGCTACTCCGACCCCGAGGGCGACATCGGCCGGGCCAAGCGGCAGCGGCAGTTCCTCGGCGCCGTGATGAAGGAGGCGGCCACGCCCTCGACCGTCCTCGTGCCGTGGCGCTGGTGGTCCTTCACCCACGCCGCCGCCTCGAGCGTCTACGTCGGGCGGGAGACGAGCCTGCTCGACGCCTACCGGATCCTCTCGACGATGCGGAAGGTGTCGTCCGACGGCGCGCTGAGCCTCGTCGTGCCGATCGGGAACGCGAACGTCACGACCTCGGCCGGCTCCTCGGTCGTCTGGGACGCGCAGCGGGCGAAGGAGCTGTTCGGGATGCTCAACGACGGCACCCCGCTCGAGGCCCCGCCGCCCGGGACCGACGGCAAGCCCACCGGGGGCTGA